In a genomic window of Lycium ferocissimum isolate CSIRO_LF1 chromosome 9, AGI_CSIRO_Lferr_CH_V1, whole genome shotgun sequence:
- the LOC132030998 gene encoding auxin-responsive protein IAA27-like, whose amino-acid sequence MSIPIEEHNYIGISKENSEKSCVSSMESKDLNFKATELRLGLPGSESPKNKNENSLGVLKNFPYGAKRGFSDTINGNSGTWGFGSEAKNSVKVGTKILDSVKEATPKSPRKVQEKMSLVSSTNNNGHGVAPTVKAQVVGWPPIRSSRKNMVSNPPKTEEIAGCHYVKVSMDGAPYLRKVDLTIYNSYKDLSSALEKMFSCFKAGQCETQGISVSDGLNESKLVDLLHGSEYVLTYEDKDGDWMLVGDVPWEMFTETCKKLRIMKSSDANGLAPRATEKCKNR is encoded by the exons ATGTCTATACCCATAGAGGAGCATAATTACATAGGCATATCAAAAGAAAACTCTGAAAAGAGCTGTGTTTCTTCAATGGAAAGTAAAGATTTGAACTTTAAGGCAACTGAACTAAGACTAGGTTTGCCTGGTTCTGAGTCACCAAAAAACAAGAATGAAAACTCACTTGGGGTTTTGAAAAATTTCCCTTATGGTGCTAAAAGGGGTTTCTCTGACACTATAAATGGAAATTCTGGTACATGGGGTTTTGGATCTGAGGCTAAAAATAGTGTCAAAGTTGGAACCAAGATTCTTGATTCTGTGAAAGAGGCAACTCCAAAATCACCAAGAAAAGTGCAAGAGAAAATGTCTCTAGTGTCTAGTACTAATAATAATGGCCATGGTGTTGCTCCAACtgtaaa GGCACAAGTAGTAGGATGGCCACCAATTCGATCTTCCCGGAAGAATATGGTTAGTAATCCTCCAAAGACCGAGGAAATTGCAGGTTGTCATTATGTCAAAGTTAGCATGGATGGTGCCCCTTACCTGAGGAAAGTTGATCTTACTATCTACAACAGCTATAAGGATCTATCTTCAGCCCTGGAGAAAATGTTCAGTTGCTTCAAAGCCG GTCAATGTGAAACTCAAGGCATTTCGGTCAGTGATGGATTAAACGAAAGCAAATTGGTGGATCTTTTACATGGATCTGAATACGTTCTTACCTATGAAGACAAGGATGGTGATTGGATGCTTGTCGGTGATGTCCCATGGGA GATGTTTACGGAGACCTGCAAGAAGCTGAGGATCATGAAGAGTTCAGATGCAAATGGTCTAG CTCCGAGAGCCACGGAGAAGTGCAAAAATCGTTAG
- the LOC132030999 gene encoding protein NRT1/ PTR FAMILY 1.2-like: protein MEKKESYSEIVKTSEDVSDVKKGGLKTMPFIIANEAFEKVASVGLHANMILYLKNEYHLTNATGTNILFWWGAISNFTPIFGAFLADSYLGRFYVITLGTFISLIGMVVLWLTAILKEARPYPCNLESRNCSKPSLAQFSFLFSAFALMSIGAGGIRPCSLAFGADQFDNPKNPNNGRILQSFFNWYYVAVGISILISATVIVYIQTQFHWVVGFGVPAGLMFLATVFFLLGSALFIRIKQNKSLFTGFAQVVAVAWKNKHLALPPVDSNGWYHHEKGSRFTFPTHKLRFLNKACTIRNPEKDLNPSGTSSNPWNLCTIQQVEEFKALLKVIPIWSTGIIIAVTLSQQAFPVLQANTMDRHLIKGSNFQIPAASYGAFGILTLTIWIAIYDRVLVPWISKFTRKPRGLSFKQRMGIGLLLSCAAQAAAALVERERRSRALSQGLADHPLSEVDMSAMWLVPQHCLTGIAEAFNAIGQIEFYYSQFPKSMASIGVALFSLGMGFGNLAGSLIVEIVDHASRRGGKVSWVSNNLNLGHYDYYYWVICLLSVGNFFYFIVCAWAYGSDEDKRIWEEDQAEKKGEIVML from the exons ATGGAGAAAAAGGAAAGCTATTCAGAAATAGTGAAGACTTCTGAGGATGTCTCAGATGTTAAAAAAGGTGGCCTTAAAACCATGCCTTTTATTATTG CAAATGAGGCATTCGAGAAGGTTGCAAGTGTAGGACTACATGCAAATATGATTTTGTACCTAAAAAATGAGTATCACTTAACTAATGCAACAGGGACAAATATTCTTTTCTGGTGGGGTGCCATATCGAATTTCACACCTATTTTTGGAGCTTTTCTTGCTGATTCTTACTTGGGTCGGTTTTATGTGATTACTTTAGGGACATTCATCAGCCTTATT GGAATGGTGGTCTTGTGGTTAACAGCAATACTAAAAGAAGCAAGGCCATATCCTTGCAACTTAGAATCTAGAAATTGTTCAAAACCAAGccttgcccaattttcatttctCTTTTCAGCATTTGCATTGATGTCTATTGGAGCTGGTGGAATTAGGCCATGTTCATTAGCCTTTGGTGCAGACCAATTTGACAATCCTAAGAATCCCAACAATGGAAGGATCTTGCAGAGTTTCTTTAATTG GTATTATGTAGCAGTAGGGATATCAATATTGATTTCAGCAACTGTCATAGTGTATATTCAGACACAATTTCACTGGGTGGTGGGTTTTGGAGTGCCCGCAGGACTCATGTTTTTGGCAAcagtttttttccttttgggttCTGCACTTTTCATTAGGATAAAACAAAATAAGAGTTTGTTTACTGGATTTGCTCAAGTTGTTGCTGTGGCATGGAAAAACAAACACCTTGCTTTGCCTCCTGTGGATTCTAATGGATGGTATCATCATGAGAAGGGTTCAAGATTTACTTTCCCAACCCATAAACTAAg GTTCCTAAATAAGGCATGTACCATTAGAAACCCAGAGAAAGACTTGAACCCTAGTGGAACATCTTCAAATCCATGGAACCTTTGCACAATTCAACAAGTAGAAGAATTCAAAGCATTGCTCAAAGTAATCCCAATTTGGTCCACAGGCATTATAATAGCAGTAACACTAAGCCAACAAGCCTTTCCAGTGCTACAAGCAAACACAATGGACAGACATTTAATAAAAGGAAGTAATTTCCAAATCCCAGCAGCTTCTTATGGTGCATTTGGAATCCTCACATTGACAATATGGATAGCCATCTACGACCGAGTCCTCGTGCCCTGGATCTCCAAATTCACCAGAAAACCACGAGGTCTCAGCTTCAAACAACGTATGGGGATCGGGCTGTTACTTTCCTGTGCGGCCCAAGCAGCGGCCGCACTAGTTGAAAGAGAAAGACGTTCGCGAGCCCTTAGTCAGGGGCTCGCAGACCATCCACTGTCAGAAGTGGACATGTCAGCAATGTGGCTAGTTCCGCAACATTGTTTAACAGGAATAGCCGAGGCGTTCAACGCGATCGGACAAATAGAATTTTATTATTCTCAATTCCCTAAGAGCATGGCTAGTATTGGAGTGGCGCTATTTTCACTAGGCATGGGATTTGGAAATTTGGCTGGAAGTTTAATTGTTGAAATTGTTGATCATGCTTCAAGAAGAGGAGGGAAAGTGAGTTGGGTGTCAAATAATTTAAACTTAGGTCactatgattattattattgggttatttgtttgttgagtgTTGGGAATTTTTTCTACTTCATTGTGTGTGCTTGGgcttatggatctgatgaagaTAAGAGAATTTGGGAGGAAGATCAAGCtgaaaagaaaggagagattGTTATGTTATAG
- the LOC132031000 gene encoding rac-like GTP-binding protein ARAC7 isoform X1 yields the protein MNVSKFIKCVTVGDGAVGKTCMLICYTSNRFPTDYIPTVFDNFSANVAMDGRIVNLGLWDTAGQEDYSRLRPLSYRGADIFVLAFSLISRASYENVLKKWMPELRRFAPDVPIVLVGTKLDLRDDNQYLADHMSSNVITPAQGEELRKQIGAAAYVECSSKTQQNVKAVFDTAIKVVLQPPRRMEVASKKRHRSTGCSIVRGIVCGGCDA from the exons ATGAATGTGTCAAAGTTCATCAAATGTGTCACTGTAGGTGATGGAGCTGTTGGAAAGACATGTATGTTAATTTGTTACACAAGTAACAGATTTCCCACT GATTACATTCCTACAGTGTTTGATAATTTCAGTGCTAATGTGGCTATGGATGGGAGAATTGTCAATTTGGGATTGTGGGACACTGCAG GTCAAGAAGATTATAGCAGGTTAAGACCATTAAGCTACAGAGGTGCAGACATATTTGTATTAGCTTTCTCTTTAATTAGTAGGGCAAGCTATGAAAATGTTCTCAAAAAG TGGATGCCTGAACTTCGTCGTTTTGCACCTGATGTTCCAATTGTACTCGTTGGAACAAAGTTAG ATCTTCGAGATGACAACCAATATTTAGCTGATCATATGAGCTCAAATGTCATTACACCTGCCCAA GGTGAGGAGCTAAGGAAACAAATTGGTGCTGCAGCTTATGTAGAATGCAGCTCTAAAACACAACAG AATGTGAAAGCTGTTTTCGATACTGCAATCAAGGTTGTGCTTCAACCTCCTAGGAGGATGGAAGTGGCAAGTAAGAAAAGACACAGAAGCACAGGTTGCTCAATTGT CAGGGGGATCGTATGCGGAGGCTGTGATGCTTAG
- the LOC132031000 gene encoding rac-like GTP-binding protein ARAC7 isoform X2 yields the protein MNVSKFIKCVTVGDGAVGKTCMLICYTSNRFPTDYIPTVFDNFSANVAMDGRIVNLGLWDTAGQEDYSRLRPLSYRGADIFVLAFSLISRASYENVLKKWMPELRRFAPDVPIVLVGTKLDLRDDNQYLADHMSSNVITPAQGEELRKQIGAAAYVECSSKTQQNVKAVFDTAIKVVLQPPRRMEVASKKRHRSTGCSIVGIVCGGCDA from the exons ATGAATGTGTCAAAGTTCATCAAATGTGTCACTGTAGGTGATGGAGCTGTTGGAAAGACATGTATGTTAATTTGTTACACAAGTAACAGATTTCCCACT GATTACATTCCTACAGTGTTTGATAATTTCAGTGCTAATGTGGCTATGGATGGGAGAATTGTCAATTTGGGATTGTGGGACACTGCAG GTCAAGAAGATTATAGCAGGTTAAGACCATTAAGCTACAGAGGTGCAGACATATTTGTATTAGCTTTCTCTTTAATTAGTAGGGCAAGCTATGAAAATGTTCTCAAAAAG TGGATGCCTGAACTTCGTCGTTTTGCACCTGATGTTCCAATTGTACTCGTTGGAACAAAGTTAG ATCTTCGAGATGACAACCAATATTTAGCTGATCATATGAGCTCAAATGTCATTACACCTGCCCAA GGTGAGGAGCTAAGGAAACAAATTGGTGCTGCAGCTTATGTAGAATGCAGCTCTAAAACACAACAG AATGTGAAAGCTGTTTTCGATACTGCAATCAAGGTTGTGCTTCAACCTCCTAGGAGGATGGAAGTGGCAAGTAAGAAAAGACACAGAAGCACAGGTTGCTCAATTGT GGGGATCGTATGCGGAGGCTGTGATGCTTAG